The following are encoded in a window of Flavobacterium cupriresistens genomic DNA:
- a CDS encoding SRPBCC family protein gives MDTQDFTTTLITNHSPEDVFNAITNVRGWWSEEIEGNTAKLNDEFKYHYEDVHRCKIKLTEVIPNQKIVWLIEENYFKFTADEKEWTGTKPTFEITENDGQTALRFTHIGLVPDYECFEICRDSWTNYIQNSLKKLITTGKGQPNGKDKPQTENEKRLSEK, from the coding sequence ATGGACACACAAGATTTTACCACAACCCTCATAACTAATCATTCTCCGGAAGACGTTTTTAATGCCATTACGAATGTTCGCGGCTGGTGGTCGGAAGAGATCGAAGGAAATACAGCAAAACTAAATGATGAATTTAAGTATCATTACGAAGACGTGCATCGCTGTAAAATAAAATTGACAGAAGTAATTCCGAATCAAAAAATTGTCTGGTTGATAGAAGAAAACTATTTCAAATTTACAGCAGACGAAAAAGAATGGACCGGTACAAAACCTACTTTTGAGATCACAGAGAACGATGGCCAAACAGCGTTGCGATTTACTCATATTGGTTTGGTTCCCGATTATGAATGTTTTGAAATTTGTAGAGACTCTTGGACAAATTACATTCAAAACAGTCTAAAAAAACTAATTACAACCGGAAAAGGCCAGCCAAACGGCAAAGACAAACCACAAACCGAAAACGAAAAGAGATTGTCGGAAAAGTGA
- a CDS encoding nuclear transport factor 2 family protein, translated as MTKKYIAKDFLKLAAKGHSHEAFRLYVSKDFKHHNVYFKGDANTLMLAMEESSRQNPNKTIEIHHAIADKDLVAVHSHVKQNANDSGVAVVHIFRFESGKIVELWDLGQSVPAKMINENGMF; from the coding sequence ATGACTAAGAAATATATTGCAAAAGACTTTTTAAAACTTGCTGCAAAAGGGCACTCGCATGAAGCATTTCGCCTGTATGTCAGTAAGGATTTTAAGCATCATAATGTTTATTTTAAAGGGGATGCCAATACACTGATGCTGGCAATGGAAGAATCCTCCAGACAAAATCCGAATAAAACTATTGAAATTCATCACGCAATAGCAGATAAAGATTTAGTTGCCGTACATTCACATGTCAAACAAAATGCCAATGATTCGGGTGTGGCCGTAGTTCATATCTTTAGATTTGAGTCCGGAAAAATAGTAGAACTTTGGGATCTGGGACAAAGTGTTCCCGCCAAAATGATCAATGAAAATGGAATGTTTTGA
- a CDS encoding serine hydrolase domain-containing protein, producing the protein MTTLLRTSILLSFLLLLSSSPSFSQKKDHLYTQIDSLIKVSDPKFNGVLLISKKGKTVYSKALGSADFDKKIPLAINSQFEIMSNSKQITAVLILKEVEKGRIDLQAPIKKYLPHLTQTWADSVTVHQLLNHTHGIIDLQKPLLFKPGTDFKYGDLSFSLLGQIVAFSTQKKYPEVAADLFKKLNMKNTYCYSKDKTAQLVSGYINDKNVFTKNDKSGITAETVSANGIISTVTDLAIWNNNLHKGKILKPETYQLMLRYTVKAQHNLFGKEKEGYGYGLRIVDQGNPKYMGHSGLGDGFSSVNLYFPKSDVSLIVLENQMNTNSELFYQTEIKIKALLLKSDLLN; encoded by the coding sequence ATGACCACACTTCTACGAACTTCTATTTTACTATCCTTTCTGTTACTACTTTCAAGCAGCCCTTCCTTTTCACAAAAAAAAGACCACTTATACACCCAAATAGACAGTTTAATTAAAGTTAGTGATCCTAAATTTAATGGTGTACTTCTTATTTCAAAAAAAGGAAAAACGGTTTATTCTAAAGCGCTGGGTTCTGCTGATTTTGATAAAAAGATTCCATTGGCAATTAACAGCCAATTTGAAATCATGTCAAACAGCAAGCAAATTACGGCTGTTTTGATTTTAAAAGAAGTTGAAAAAGGGCGTATTGATTTACAGGCACCTATTAAAAAATATCTTCCGCATCTCACACAAACTTGGGCAGATTCTGTTACAGTTCACCAGTTATTAAATCATACCCACGGAATTATCGATTTACAAAAACCGCTACTTTTTAAACCCGGAACCGATTTTAAATATGGTGATTTAAGTTTTTCTTTATTGGGTCAAATTGTTGCCTTTAGTACCCAAAAAAAATATCCGGAAGTAGCAGCTGATTTGTTTAAAAAATTAAACATGAAAAACACTTACTGTTATTCTAAAGACAAAACAGCACAATTGGTTTCGGGCTATATTAATGACAAAAATGTTTTTACAAAAAATGATAAATCCGGAATAACCGCCGAAACCGTTTCTGCTAATGGGATTATATCAACGGTTACCGATCTAGCAATTTGGAACAATAATCTCCACAAAGGAAAAATCCTGAAACCCGAAACCTACCAATTGATGCTTCGCTATACTGTCAAGGCGCAACACAATCTTTTTGGAAAAGAAAAAGAAGGCTATGGTTATGGACTACGAATCGTCGATCAGGGAAACCCAAAATATATGGGGCATTCCGGGCTGGGCGATGGCTTTTCTTCCGTAAATTTATACTTCCCGAAAAGTGATGTCAGTTTGATCGTTTTAGAAAATCAGATGAATACAAATTCTGAATTGTTTTACCAAACCGAAATCAAAATCAAGGCGCTTTTATTAAAAAGTGATTTATTAAATTAA
- a CDS encoding DUF1801 domain-containing protein, which produces MAVNKTIETEGSVNDFINAVEDSTKRNDSFELVKLMQEQTGFEAKMWGPAIIGFGSYHYKYASGREGDAPLVGFSPRKEAISLYCYVTSENREELLSKFGKHKSGKGCIYIKKLTDIDVEVLKKMISLSVENLNELYPPK; this is translated from the coding sequence ATGGCTGTAAACAAAACAATAGAAACGGAAGGCAGTGTTAACGATTTCATTAACGCTGTTGAAGACAGTACGAAACGAAACGACTCGTTTGAACTTGTTAAATTGATGCAGGAACAAACCGGTTTTGAAGCCAAAATGTGGGGACCCGCCATTATTGGTTTTGGAAGCTACCATTATAAATATGCCAGCGGTCGTGAAGGCGATGCACCGCTTGTCGGATTTTCACCAAGGAAAGAAGCAATTTCTCTTTATTGTTATGTTACATCTGAAAACAGAGAAGAACTTCTTTCTAAATTTGGAAAACATAAATCCGGAAAAGGCTGCATTTACATCAAAAAACTAACCGATATTGATGTTGAAGTGCTCAAAAAAATGATTTCCCTTTCGGTTGAAAACTTAAATGAATTATACCCACCAAAATAA
- a CDS encoding MBL fold metallo-hydrolase has translation MTITFILLLVLLAVYLFLQDARFGKAPTGERLALIQKSPNYKNGKFENEHFTPDLTEGYTMTGVLFEFLFKKKEHRIPADLIPSIKTDLINLPTDKDILVWFGHSSYFIQIEGKRILVDPVFSGNASPIAGTTKAFKGTDIYTVDDLPEIDYLLITHDHYDHLDYKTILKLKTKTKQIVCGLGVGSHFEFWGFSSDSIIEKDWYEKIELDANITLYTAPTRHFSGRAFKRCNTLWLSFILQTPTYKMYLGGDSGYDTHFAAIGEKYGPFDLALVDNGQYDIKWKYIHNLPENVIQAAKDLKTKRLFPVHSSKFPLANHAWDEPLKRVTQLNQNETNPIPLITPMIGELVELKNEEQEFRQWWKNVK, from the coding sequence ATGACAATAACTTTTATACTACTGCTTGTCCTTTTAGCCGTTTATCTTTTTTTACAGGATGCCCGATTTGGTAAAGCTCCCACTGGCGAAAGACTGGCATTAATCCAAAAATCTCCGAATTATAAAAACGGAAAGTTTGAAAATGAACATTTTACTCCGGACCTTACGGAAGGATACACGATGACGGGAGTGTTGTTTGAGTTTTTATTCAAAAAAAAGGAACACCGAATCCCTGCGGATTTGATTCCTTCGATAAAAACAGATTTGATAAACCTACCTACCGATAAAGACATTTTAGTCTGGTTTGGACATTCTTCTTATTTTATTCAGATTGAAGGAAAGCGAATTTTAGTTGATCCTGTTTTTAGTGGTAATGCCTCCCCTATTGCCGGCACTACTAAGGCGTTTAAAGGAACCGATATCTATACCGTTGATGATCTTCCTGAAATTGACTACCTATTGATTACACACGATCATTACGATCACTTGGATTATAAAACGATTCTTAAACTAAAGACCAAAACAAAGCAAATTGTCTGTGGTCTCGGTGTAGGTTCCCACTTTGAATTTTGGGGATTTTCATCCGATAGTATTATTGAAAAAGACTGGTATGAAAAAATAGAACTTGACGCCAATATTACACTATACACAGCGCCAACAAGACATTTCTCCGGTCGTGCTTTCAAACGTTGCAATACACTATGGCTCTCTTTTATTTTACAAACCCCAACCTACAAAATGTACTTGGGAGGAGACAGCGGTTACGATACTCATTTTGCTGCTATTGGAGAGAAATATGGTCCCTTTGATCTTGCTCTGGTTGATAATGGTCAATACGATATCAAATGGAAATACATTCACAACCTTCCGGAAAATGTAATTCAAGCTGCAAAAGATCTAAAAACGAAACGATTATTTCCGGTTCATTCTTCAAAATTCCCTTTGGCCAATCATGCCTGGGATGAGCCTTTGAAAAGAGTAACCCAATTAAATCAAAACGAAACAAATCCGATTCCGCTAATTACGCCAATGATTGGTGAATTAGTTGAACTAAAAAATGAAGAACAGGAATTCCGCCAATGGTGGAAAAATGTGAAATAA
- a CDS encoding GNAT family N-acetyltransferase, with protein sequence MNPSAYTIRNADPSEFNKIGELLILVYSQLDGFPKENEQPNYYKMLANIGDFTNHPGTELLVAVDHQDTIMGAVVYFNDMKYYGSGGIATQEQNTAGFRLLAVDRAARGKGIGKLLTEECIDKAKANQLDQLIIHSTLSMKTAWKMYENLGFKRSEDLDFMQGELAVFGFRYPLK encoded by the coding sequence ATGAATCCCTCAGCCTATACAATTCGAAATGCCGATCCTTCAGAATTCAACAAAATTGGAGAACTTCTTATTCTTGTTTATTCACAATTAGATGGCTTTCCAAAAGAAAATGAACAGCCCAATTATTATAAAATGTTAGCTAATATTGGTGATTTCACCAATCATCCCGGAACAGAACTTTTAGTTGCTGTAGATCATCAGGACACCATTATGGGTGCTGTAGTTTATTTTAATGACATGAAATATTACGGCTCCGGAGGTATTGCAACTCAGGAACAAAATACGGCAGGTTTTAGATTATTGGCTGTAGATCGCGCTGCCCGCGGAAAAGGAATTGGCAAATTACTGACTGAAGAATGTATTGACAAAGCCAAAGCAAACCAACTGGATCAGCTTATTATTCATAGTACTTTGTCTATGAAAACAGCATGGAAAATGTATGAAAATTTAGGTTTCAAACGGTCTGAAGATTTGGATTTCATGCAGGGAGAACTTGCCGTTTTTGGTTTTAGATATCCGTTAAAGTAA
- a CDS encoding lactonase family protein has protein sequence MKQTISLFLITFLISISLSAQNTYVFLGSYNRDKTAASILVYQLDTVKGKLTQVTSVKNLINPSFLTVSPNGKYVYACTDSKTPNAGSVSSFEFNPQNKTLTFLNKQPSGGENPVYVSVHKSGKWLVNGNYTEGSVSVYPLLENGKIDSIAQNFQYQDGSVNKERQTRSHIHSTIFSPQYDYLFLPDLGADKIRCYQFDATQKQPLTATETPFTKTDPESGPRHLSFHPNQKFAYCIEEMSGTISAYGYENGILQKIQKVNTHPDTLTEGFESSDIHISPDGKFLYATNRGKENNIAIFTIDEKGLLANIGYQSTLGKHPRIFAIDETGKFLIASNVLTGNVVVFKRNLKTGLLKKTGKEVQLENVSCVQIKKI, from the coding sequence TTGAAACAGACAATATCTCTTTTCCTGATCACATTTTTAATAAGCATTTCTTTAAGCGCCCAAAATACCTACGTTTTTCTGGGTTCTTACAACAGAGACAAAACTGCAGCATCCATTCTGGTATATCAATTAGATACTGTAAAAGGAAAACTGACCCAAGTAACGTCGGTCAAAAACCTCATTAATCCCTCGTTTCTAACGGTTTCTCCAAACGGAAAATATGTTTATGCCTGTACCGACAGTAAAACTCCAAATGCAGGAAGCGTAAGCAGTTTTGAATTCAATCCACAAAATAAGACACTTACTTTTTTAAATAAACAACCAAGTGGCGGCGAGAATCCGGTCTATGTTTCCGTTCATAAAAGTGGTAAATGGCTGGTAAACGGCAATTACACCGAAGGAAGTGTTTCCGTATATCCGTTATTGGAAAATGGAAAAATCGATTCTATTGCACAAAATTTTCAATACCAAGACGGAAGTGTAAACAAAGAAAGACAAACCCGCTCACACATCCATTCCACAATATTTTCACCGCAGTACGACTATCTATTTCTTCCCGACTTAGGAGCCGATAAAATACGTTGTTATCAATTTGATGCCACACAAAAACAACCTTTAACAGCAACCGAAACTCCATTTACAAAAACAGATCCTGAAAGCGGACCACGTCATCTGTCTTTTCATCCCAATCAAAAATTTGCGTATTGTATTGAAGAAATGTCAGGAACAATCAGTGCTTATGGCTATGAAAATGGGATTCTGCAAAAAATACAGAAAGTAAATACACATCCCGACACCCTTACAGAGGGTTTCGAAAGTTCAGACATTCACATTTCACCTGACGGAAAATTTTTATACGCTACAAACCGTGGAAAAGAAAACAATATTGCCATTTTTACTATTGATGAAAAAGGACTTTTAGCCAATATCGGTTATCAGTCGACCTTAGGAAAGCATCCGAGAATTTTTGCGATAGATGAAACCGGAAAATTCTTAATCGCTTCCAATGTGCTAACCGGAAATGTGGTCGTTTTTAAACGAAATCTAAAAACGGGATTGCTTAAAAAAACAGGAAAAGAAGTACAATTGGAAAATGTTTCCTGTGTTCAAATCAAAAAAATATAA
- a CDS encoding GNAT family N-acetyltransferase, whose translation MSTSLLNLQPEVLENEFVKLVPLQQTDFEGLFKVASDPLVWEQHPNKNRYEREVFQNFFEGAMESKGAFLILDKSTNEIAGSTRFYEYEPENKSIFIGYTFYGRKFWGTGFNSHVKKIMLDYAFDAVDKVQFHVGAENYRSQKAVGKLGATKVEEIDVAYYNEPSRHNFVYELKK comes from the coding sequence ATGAGTACATCACTTTTAAATTTGCAGCCTGAAGTATTAGAAAACGAATTTGTAAAATTAGTTCCGTTACAGCAAACTGATTTTGAAGGTCTTTTTAAAGTAGCTTCTGATCCGTTAGTATGGGAACAACATCCAAATAAAAACAGGTACGAGAGAGAAGTCTTTCAAAACTTTTTTGAAGGAGCAATGGAAAGCAAAGGCGCTTTTCTGATCCTTGATAAAAGTACAAACGAAATAGCCGGAAGCACCCGTTTTTATGAATATGAACCTGAAAATAAAAGTATTTTTATCGGTTATACTTTTTACGGAAGAAAATTTTGGGGAACAGGATTTAATTCCCATGTGAAAAAAATAATGCTCGACTATGCTTTTGATGCCGTTGATAAAGTTCAATTTCATGTTGGAGCAGAAAATTATCGTTCACAAAAAGCAGTTGGAAAACTGGGAGCAACAAAAGTAGAAGAAATAGACGTTGCTTATTACAATGAACCCTCTCGTCATAATTTTGTGTACGAGCTAAAAAAATAA
- a CDS encoding TIGR00730 family Rossman fold protein: MKRIGIFCGSSFGTEAIYQEQATLLGQTLAKQNIELVYGGADVGLMGALADGALSEGGKVIGVLPGFLRSKEIAHKGLTELILVESMHERKTKINDLSDGVIALPGGFGTLDELFEMLTWAQLGLHKKPIAILNINGYYDSLLELTHTMVEKGFLKNVNQEMLLVSDSIDDLLEKMRNYTPPTVGKWIDKEKV; the protein is encoded by the coding sequence ATGAAAAGAATAGGCATTTTCTGCGGTTCCAGTTTTGGAACGGAAGCAATCTACCAAGAGCAAGCCACTTTGCTCGGACAAACATTAGCAAAACAAAATATAGAATTGGTATACGGCGGTGCAGACGTAGGTTTAATGGGTGCTCTTGCTGACGGCGCTTTAAGTGAAGGCGGAAAAGTAATTGGAGTACTTCCCGGCTTTCTGCGTTCAAAAGAAATTGCACACAAAGGCCTAACCGAATTAATTTTGGTAGAAAGCATGCACGAAAGAAAAACCAAAATAAACGATTTGTCAGACGGTGTCATAGCACTTCCGGGTGGTTTTGGAACACTTGACGAGCTTTTCGAAATGCTGACCTGGGCACAGTTGGGACTGCATAAAAAACCAATTGCAATCTTAAACATCAACGGCTATTATGATTCCTTGTTAGAACTTACACATACTATGGTTGAAAAAGGTTTCTTAAAAAATGTAAATCAGGAAATGCTTTTAGTAAGTGATTCTATTGATGATCTATTGGAAAAAATGAGGAATTACACCCCACCAACCGTTGGAAAATGGATCGATAAGGAGAAAGTGTAA
- a CDS encoding DUF1772 domain-containing protein: protein MDTFIIDTKTVTLLLATLFTGLLAGIFFTWANAVTPGIGKLDDINYLRAFQNMNRTIQNPLFFLIFFGSMLFSFIAAYCYKSNNAVFWVVIAAALLYFIGVFLVTILGNIPLNEMLDKTNLAAITLQEATILRDKFEAKWNTLHLIRVVTSLLSFLLLIIGCLLKNNTVH from the coding sequence ATGGACACATTTATTATTGATACAAAAACCGTTACACTTCTATTAGCCACTCTATTTACGGGGCTTTTAGCGGGTATTTTCTTTACTTGGGCTAATGCCGTAACACCGGGAATCGGTAAACTTGATGATATAAATTATCTCAGAGCCTTTCAAAATATGAACCGTACGATTCAAAATCCGTTATTCTTTTTGATCTTTTTCGGTTCGATGCTGTTTTCTTTTATTGCAGCGTATTGCTATAAATCCAATAATGCTGTTTTTTGGGTTGTTATTGCTGCAGCTCTCCTTTATTTTATTGGTGTTTTTCTTGTAACGATTCTGGGAAACATTCCACTAAACGAAATGCTGGACAAAACCAACCTCGCCGCTATCACGCTCCAAGAAGCCACTATTTTACGAGATAAATTTGAAGCAAAATGGAATACCCTGCATCTTATCCGAGTTGTGACCTCCTTACTATCTTTTTTACTTTTAATTATTGGCTGTCTATTAAAAAACAATACCGTTCATTAA
- a CDS encoding SRPBCC family protein gives MKTENNKFAKAEMLIRKPVSEVFQAFIDPEITSKFWFTKGSGKLTEYQPIEWVWEMYGFSLTVLTKVIEENKKIVVEWGNTGETTTVEWIFTPLNENETFVSITNSGFVGDTDKIIDQVRNSTEGFTLVLAGAKAYLEHQIQLNLVLDRFPKGLA, from the coding sequence ATGAAAACAGAAAACAACAAATTCGCAAAAGCCGAAATGCTGATAAGAAAACCTGTTTCAGAAGTTTTTCAGGCTTTTATAGATCCGGAAATCACAAGTAAATTTTGGTTTACCAAAGGCTCCGGAAAATTAACAGAGTACCAGCCAATCGAATGGGTCTGGGAAATGTATGGTTTTTCGTTGACGGTTTTAACAAAGGTCATAGAAGAAAACAAAAAGATTGTCGTTGAATGGGGAAATACCGGAGAAACCACAACAGTAGAATGGATTTTTACCCCATTAAACGAAAATGAAACTTTTGTAAGCATTACAAATTCAGGTTTTGTTGGCGATACAGACAAAATAATAGATCAAGTCAGGAACTCTACCGAAGGCTTTACATTGGTTTTAGCCGGAGCCAAAGCATATCTAGAACATCAGATTCAATTGAATTTGGTTTTAGATCGTTTTCCTAAAGGACTGGCTTGA
- a CDS encoding iron chaperone, whose amino-acid sequence MNIKKPTTINEYIGSFPNDVQEILEKIRMTIQKAAPDAKEKISYSMPAFDQNGIVVYFAAFKNHIGLYALPSGHETFKEELSKYKSGKGSVQFPLNEPMPFTLITKIVKFRVKENLEKKGKI is encoded by the coding sequence ATGAACATCAAAAAACCCACAACCATAAACGAATACATCGGTTCTTTCCCAAACGACGTGCAGGAAATTTTAGAAAAAATACGAATGACGATTCAGAAAGCGGCTCCTGATGCCAAGGAAAAAATCAGCTACTCCATGCCTGCTTTTGATCAAAATGGGATCGTTGTATATTTTGCTGCTTTCAAAAACCATATTGGTTTATATGCTTTGCCAAGTGGACATGAAACTTTTAAGGAAGAACTTTCAAAATACAAATCCGGAAAAGGATCTGTCCAATTTCCTTTAAACGAACCGATGCCTTTTACTCTGATAACCAAAATTGTAAAATTCAGAGTAAAAGAAAATTTAGAGAAAAAAGGAAAAATATAA
- a CDS encoding acyltransferase family protein encodes MHKKLYGLDHLRTFAISFVFLFHYQIPIFGHPEWLTDFAKFGWTGVDLFFVLSGFLISSQLFFQIKNGTEISFKDFFIKRFFRILPAFWFVTAIYFLFPFFREKEALAPIWKFATFTQNLGLNIQDFGTFSHAWSLCVEEHFYLILPIVLLFLLRNNQFYKSYWILIVLFAFGFAIRFYSWQHLYLPFIEAENSWLYWHKYIYYPTYNRLDGLLIGVSIAGVYQFMPDLWGRLSKFGNYFLAISLFILTAAYFLCMEERSFYASIFGFPLVALGYGFMVLGAISPTSILYQWNSKTTSFIAALSYGIYLTHKGIIHITQQLLLKLTIDIDSNLSLLISTLSCIIAAFLLHQTIEKPFMRLRAKFLKEK; translated from the coding sequence GTGCACAAAAAATTATACGGACTAGATCATTTAAGAACATTTGCAATCAGTTTTGTTTTTTTATTCCACTATCAAATTCCAATTTTTGGACATCCGGAATGGTTGACCGATTTTGCTAAATTTGGCTGGACAGGAGTAGATTTATTTTTTGTATTAAGTGGTTTTTTAATCTCTTCTCAACTTTTTTTTCAAATAAAAAATGGAACCGAAATCTCGTTTAAAGATTTCTTTATAAAACGTTTTTTCAGAATACTTCCGGCTTTTTGGTTTGTTACAGCAATCTATTTTTTATTTCCTTTTTTCAGAGAGAAAGAAGCACTTGCTCCCATATGGAAATTTGCGACTTTTACACAGAATTTAGGCCTAAACATCCAAGATTTTGGGACTTTCTCTCATGCCTGGTCCCTTTGTGTGGAGGAGCATTTTTATCTGATATTGCCAATCGTACTTCTCTTTTTACTTAGAAACAACCAGTTTTATAAGTCCTACTGGATTTTAATTGTCTTATTTGCTTTTGGTTTTGCGATTCGTTTTTATAGTTGGCAGCATTTATACCTTCCTTTTATTGAAGCTGAAAATTCATGGCTGTATTGGCACAAATACATCTATTATCCTACTTACAACCGCTTAGATGGACTTTTGATTGGTGTTTCTATCGCCGGAGTTTATCAATTTATGCCCGATTTATGGGGAAGGCTTTCAAAATTCGGGAATTACTTTTTAGCCATTAGTCTATTTATACTAACCGCTGCCTACTTTTTATGCATGGAAGAAAGATCTTTTTACGCTTCTATTTTTGGGTTTCCACTTGTCGCTTTAGGATACGGATTTATGGTTTTGGGTGCCATATCTCCAACCAGTATTTTGTACCAATGGAATTCTAAAACAACCTCTTTTATTGCAGCACTTTCCTATGGAATTTATTTAACCCACAAAGGAATTATTCATATTACCCAACAATTACTCCTAAAACTTACTATTGATATTGATAGTAATTTATCGCTATTAATTAGTACTCTTTCCTGTATTATTGCTGCATTCCTACTTCATCAGACAATTGAAAAGCCCTTTATGAGGTTACGTGCAAAATTTCTAAAAGAGAAATAG
- a CDS encoding VOC family protein, translated as MEHKIKSIRPFIGAKDFELSRRFYRDLGFEEGVLEANFSVFKSGETAFYLQDYYAKEWIENTMIFLEVDDVDRYYKELLALNLPEKYAGVKLTPIRNLDWGRECFLHDPSGVLWHFGEFK; from the coding sequence ATGGAACATAAAATCAAGTCAATACGACCGTTTATCGGAGCAAAAGATTTTGAATTATCAAGACGTTTTTATCGTGATTTGGGTTTTGAAGAAGGGGTATTAGAAGCTAATTTCTCTGTTTTCAAATCTGGAGAAACGGCATTTTACCTTCAGGATTATTATGCTAAAGAGTGGATAGAAAACACGATGATTTTCTTAGAAGTCGATGATGTTGACCGTTATTACAAGGAACTTTTAGCCTTAAATCTTCCAGAGAAATATGCCGGAGTAAAATTAACACCAATTCGAAATCTCGACTGGGGAAGGGAATGTTTTTTGCACGACCCGTCCGGTGTTTTGTGGCACTTTGGGGAATTTAAGTAA
- a CDS encoding DUF2625 domain-containing protein, whose translation MTRNFFAVIALSITFVTTAQTKMQAVDKLINKTDPGWTVVEGWIKTATNKVEILPVDAAKAKEVLYKTQVTTQSPMGAIVFMTGGLLIDDGWIRILGSGNTKFNRTLPDWNKGKAFKEFGEAPSFLIVADDAIGGFYLLNGGGLGTDLGKIYYFSPDNLEYEPLDITYTEFLQFCFYNDLDKFYEGNRWKGWREEVSKLKGDEVFNFYPFLWSKEGGDINKNSRKIIPVEEQYSLNVDLRSQLGSNK comes from the coding sequence ATGACACGAAATTTTTTTGCCGTTATAGCACTATCTATAACTTTTGTAACAACAGCTCAAACGAAAATGCAAGCAGTAGATAAACTCATAAACAAAACAGACCCGGGCTGGACAGTTGTTGAAGGTTGGATTAAAACAGCAACTAATAAAGTTGAAATTTTACCGGTTGATGCGGCAAAAGCAAAAGAAGTATTGTACAAAACACAAGTTACGACCCAATCACCAATGGGGGCTATAGTTTTTATGACAGGAGGCCTTTTAATTGATGATGGATGGATTAGAATTTTAGGTTCCGGAAATACAAAATTTAATCGCACACTTCCGGATTGGAACAAGGGAAAAGCATTTAAGGAATTTGGAGAAGCACCTTCCTTTTTGATCGTGGCAGATGATGCAATAGGCGGTTTTTATCTCTTAAATGGTGGCGGACTTGGAACAGATTTAGGAAAGATATATTATTTTTCGCCTGATAATTTAGAATACGAACCACTTGATATTACGTATACTGAATTTTTGCAATTTTGCTTTTATAATGATTTGGATAAATTTTATGAGGGTAACAGATGGAAAGGATGGAGAGAAGAGGTTTCAAAATTAAAAGGAGACGAGGTTTTTAACTTTTATCCGTTTCTTTGGTCAAAAGAAGGAGGAGATATTAATAAAAACTCCCGAAAAATTATTCCGGTGGAAGAGCAATATAGCCTGAATGTTGATTTGCGTAGTCAGCTTGGTTCTAATAAGTAA